Proteins encoded in a region of the Stieleria neptunia genome:
- a CDS encoding PP2C family protein-serine/threonine phosphatase, whose product MAGSMVVGSFGGPAGQVLVSEKRSNILAIARDGLVRQMIAVLLAGSIAALLANLVLRKIVTKPIRRLVTSLQSLGDGKLESRVDVHSCRELTYLGEQFNDMAAKLDAAERDRRVHMAKARAIQQNLRPSTQVIPGVNIAELFEPADDVGGDYYDVIRLSDNSTLLCIADVSGHGVPAAMAATLLKAFVAEAAKQSHHPAEILTRVNQQYHEYVVMGHFATMVLVRIDVAEQRLTYANAGHELPFLQCGDEPVRRLDHSDLILGVEDDTTYEECCLPICIGAKLILVSDGVTEAFNPYEEQFGTERVSDTIAKAIGEHASDLVGRFDSELEAFRDGRAAFDDTTLVVAELVASD is encoded by the coding sequence ATGGCTGGTTCGATGGTTGTGGGATCATTCGGGGGTCCAGCCGGGCAGGTCCTCGTTTCAGAAAAGCGATCGAACATCTTGGCAATCGCTCGGGATGGACTCGTTCGTCAGATGATTGCGGTTCTTCTCGCCGGTTCCATCGCGGCACTTCTGGCAAACCTCGTGTTGAGAAAGATCGTGACAAAACCAATCCGGCGATTGGTCACGTCATTGCAAAGCCTTGGCGACGGAAAATTGGAATCACGAGTTGACGTCCATAGTTGTCGCGAACTGACTTATCTTGGCGAACAGTTTAACGACATGGCGGCGAAATTGGATGCGGCCGAACGTGATCGACGCGTGCACATGGCAAAAGCGAGGGCGATCCAGCAGAACCTTCGGCCGAGTACCCAAGTCATCCCTGGAGTGAATATTGCAGAACTATTCGAGCCTGCTGATGACGTCGGTGGCGATTACTACGACGTCATCCGGCTGAGTGACAACTCAACACTCTTGTGTATCGCAGACGTCAGCGGTCACGGTGTGCCTGCGGCGATGGCAGCGACGCTGTTGAAAGCGTTTGTAGCTGAGGCGGCGAAGCAATCCCATCATCCGGCAGAAATTCTCACTCGCGTCAATCAACAGTATCACGAGTACGTCGTGATGGGCCACTTCGCTACGATGGTTCTCGTCCGCATTGACGTGGCCGAACAGCGATTAACCTATGCAAATGCTGGCCATGAATTGCCGTTTCTGCAATGCGGCGATGAACCGGTCAGGCGGCTGGATCATAGTGATCTGATCTTGGGAGTTGAGGACGACACGACTTATGAAGAATGCTGCCTTCCGATTTGTATCGGAGCGAAACTGATACTGGTCAGCGATGGGGTCACCGAGGCTTTCAACCCATACGAAGAACAGTTCGGTACTGAGCGAGTTAGCGACACGATTGCAAAGGCAATCGGTGAACACGCTTCGGACTTAGTCGGGCGATTCGATTCGGAACTCGAAGCCTTTCGTGATGGCCGTGCGGCATTCGATGACACGACGCTCGTCGTTGCCGAATTGGTGGCATCAGACTAG